A window of the Fibrobacter sp. UWP2 genome harbors these coding sequences:
- the ruvC gene encoding crossover junction endodeoxyribonuclease RuvC: protein MVILGIDPGSITTGYAFLDNSGGSLQVLEYGTLHAPATNALEDRLLHIVGELEKLLERYRPEALAMEGVFFAKNAKSALVLGHVRGAVLVACRKRGMSFMEYPPKVVKQSVTGDGSASKEQVANMVYTRLGIEPSDLPLDASDALAIAFTHCTPAPLTVALKGKAKTKKKKATVQQWKDLIEKMGGTIQ from the coding sequence ATGGTTATTCTAGGAATTGACCCCGGTTCCATCACGACGGGGTACGCGTTTTTGGACAATTCCGGCGGCTCGTTGCAGGTGCTGGAATACGGGACTTTGCACGCCCCGGCGACCAACGCCTTGGAAGACCGCTTGCTCCACATTGTTGGGGAGCTGGAAAAACTTTTAGAACGCTACCGCCCCGAGGCGCTTGCCATGGAAGGCGTGTTCTTTGCCAAAAACGCCAAGAGCGCCCTGGTGCTGGGTCATGTTCGCGGGGCTGTGCTCGTGGCGTGCCGCAAGCGGGGAATGTCCTTTATGGAGTACCCGCCCAAGGTCGTCAAGCAGTCGGTGACCGGGGATGGCTCCGCCTCAAAGGAGCAGGTGGCGAACATGGTCTATACCCGTTTGGGGATTGAACCCTCAGACCTCCCATTGGACGCTTCTGACGCATTGGCCATAGCCTTTACCCACTGCACGCCGGCGCCATTGACGGTTGCCCTCAAGGGGAAGGCTAAAACCAAAAAGAAGAAGGCCACGGTGCAGCAGTGGAAGGACCTAATCGAAAAGATGGGAGGGACTATCCAATGA
- a CDS encoding response regulator transcription factor — MMQHKILIVEDEEIIRLGLQDNFELENYIVETACDGEEAIAKADSFQPNLVLLDLMIPKKSGFEVCRVIRKKHPECFIIMLTAKTEETSKVAGLEMGADDYVTKPFSILELLARVKAFLRRVETTAPKAEAAHTAQDAIDFADVHLDFKKYEATKAGVPLEMSAREFQILKYFWQHRGEVVLREDLLQDIWGYTPENMPSTRTIDNHIVNLRKKLEEDQANPKIILSIRGAGYKFDA, encoded by the coding sequence ATTATGCAACACAAAATCCTCATCGTCGAAGACGAAGAAATCATCCGCCTCGGGCTCCAAGACAACTTTGAGCTGGAAAACTACATCGTCGAGACCGCATGCGATGGCGAAGAAGCCATAGCCAAGGCGGACTCCTTCCAGCCAAACCTCGTCCTTTTGGACTTGATGATTCCTAAAAAGAGTGGCTTTGAAGTCTGCCGAGTCATTCGCAAAAAGCATCCCGAATGTTTCATCATCATGCTCACGGCCAAAACCGAAGAGACGAGCAAGGTGGCAGGACTCGAGATGGGCGCCGACGACTATGTGACCAAGCCGTTCTCCATTTTGGAACTGCTCGCCCGCGTCAAGGCTTTTTTGCGCCGCGTCGAGACAACCGCGCCCAAGGCAGAAGCGGCCCACACCGCACAGGACGCCATCGACTTTGCCGACGTCCACCTGGACTTCAAAAAATACGAAGCCACCAAGGCGGGAGTCCCGCTCGAGATGTCGGCACGCGAGTTCCAGATTCTCAAATATTTTTGGCAGCACCGCGGCGAAGTCGTACTCCGCGAAGACCTGCTCCAGGACATTTGGGGTTACACTCCCGAGAACATGCCCTCGACCCGCACCATCGACAATCACATTGTAAACCTCCGCAAAAAACTGGAAGAAGACCAGGCCAACCCCAAAATCATTCTCTCCATTCGCGGAGCCGGTTACAAATTCGACGCTTAA
- a CDS encoding CHC2 zinc finger domain-containing protein has translation MLIDQEHAGIVRTKTHPRQLGIPLSRWGRNLIACCPFHAPEETSLFFYDALGYWRYRCLQCGSEGDLIEFVMRSRFNGMDEPQARAEATEFLGAQEAEQQQDSFKDEHPWIKEIGGEKSKVLESFVRYCHWAACRSPSSAEYLSSRGWSIGQAQLYGIGYYSGDPEPFVSYCMLSGIERHQISFYLDNLEAYHEPRITIPARNSKGLIHSVYGRLMEDEGKGHPYISYASGPGDIPFNIQPENDKPIIVEGFFDALTADLAGIPGVVSTMYQELSLSHLYKLKACGADSVTLILRREANRREQEYRIQRYLKMAEELNLRFKSIVLPKDETIDQVLRKNGADQLITLIDQTEEDTVHTHRRSMLLQDIKENFDTAMACPPDVSVGYSLNTFPKLTKEIDGIQSGCFYVSSNPFGLKTTLLSSLALDLLQSNPKLKIIYIALETPRRQIFDRLVAMMIGESVLTVRKQNESDQINQKILEATRELMGYVRNNRLEIWEDQPAFNNTELLDILKGEQKDHPDLIVIIDGIDHLKISDRPDLSDIHERRSSVMLDLYKALDIPLFLGGELIDSENGLVGPRAYLRDSDAIYWLESKGGNLFLSVNSKRLGTNNLYRGTLSIDPESNRMQET, from the coding sequence ATGCTAATCGATCAGGAACATGCTGGAATTGTGAGAACCAAAACCCACCCACGCCAGTTGGGGATTCCCCTGAGCCGTTGGGGTCGAAACCTTATCGCTTGCTGCCCCTTTCACGCCCCCGAAGAGACGTCGCTGTTTTTCTACGACGCCCTGGGTTACTGGCGTTACCGTTGCCTCCAGTGCGGTAGCGAGGGCGACCTGATCGAGTTTGTGATGCGCAGCCGCTTTAACGGCATGGATGAGCCGCAGGCGCGTGCCGAAGCCACCGAGTTTTTGGGCGCACAGGAAGCCGAACAGCAACAGGATTCCTTCAAGGATGAGCACCCCTGGATCAAGGAAATTGGCGGTGAAAAGTCCAAGGTCCTCGAGAGCTTTGTGCGCTACTGCCACTGGGCGGCATGCCGCAGCCCTTCCTCAGCCGAATACCTCTCCAGCCGCGGTTGGAGCATTGGCCAGGCACAGCTCTACGGCATTGGCTACTACAGCGGCGACCCCGAACCGTTCGTGAGCTACTGCATGCTCTCGGGCATCGAACGCCACCAAATCAGTTTTTACCTGGATAACCTCGAAGCCTATCACGAGCCGCGCATCACCATCCCAGCCCGCAACTCCAAGGGGCTCATCCACTCGGTCTACGGCCGCCTTATGGAAGACGAAGGCAAGGGCCACCCCTACATTTCTTACGCCTCGGGTCCGGGGGACATTCCGTTCAACATCCAGCCCGAAAACGACAAGCCCATTATTGTTGAAGGGTTCTTTGACGCCCTCACGGCCGACCTCGCGGGTATCCCGGGAGTGGTTTCGACCATGTACCAGGAACTTTCGCTGAGCCACCTCTACAAGCTCAAGGCCTGCGGCGCCGATTCCGTGACGCTCATCTTGCGGCGCGAAGCCAACCGCCGCGAACAGGAATACCGCATCCAGCGCTACCTCAAGATGGCCGAAGAACTGAATTTGAGGTTCAAGTCCATCGTACTCCCCAAGGACGAGACCATTGACCAGGTGCTCCGCAAGAACGGCGCCGACCAGCTGATTACACTTATCGACCAAACCGAAGAAGACACGGTGCACACGCATCGACGTTCCATGCTGCTGCAAGACATCAAGGAGAACTTTGACACCGCCATGGCGTGCCCCCCCGATGTGAGCGTGGGTTATTCACTGAACACCTTCCCAAAACTCACCAAAGAGATTGACGGTATCCAGTCTGGCTGTTTCTACGTGTCCTCGAACCCGTTCGGCCTCAAGACGACCCTCCTTTCGAGCCTCGCCCTAGACCTGCTCCAGAGCAACCCGAAGCTCAAAATCATCTACATCGCGCTCGAGACACCGCGCCGCCAGATTTTTGACCGCCTGGTCGCCATGATGATTGGCGAATCGGTGCTGACCGTGCGCAAGCAGAACGAATCCGACCAAATCAACCAAAAGATTTTGGAAGCGACCCGCGAGCTGATGGGCTACGTGCGCAACAACCGCCTCGAAATCTGGGAAGATCAGCCGGCGTTCAACAACACGGAACTGCTAGACATTTTGAAGGGCGAGCAAAAGGACCACCCGGACCTGATCGTCATCATTGACGGCATTGACCACCTCAAGATTTCGGACCGTCCGGACCTCTCGGACATTCACGAACGTCGCTCCTCCGTGATGCTTGACCTGTACAAGGCGCTCGACATCCCGCTGTTCCTCGGCGGCGAGCTCATCGATTCCGAGAACGGCCTTGTGGGGCCGCGCGCCTACCTCCGTGATTCCGACGCCATCTACTGGCTCGAATCCAAGGGCGGCAACCTGTTCTTGTCGGTCAACTCCAAGCGTCTGGGTACAAACAACCTCTATAGAGGAACGCTCTCCATAGATCCGGAATCCAACAGGATGCAAGAAACCTAA
- a CDS encoding M15 family metallopeptidase, with the protein MSFVSEEFLPYGLGQPNLVEVQPGYFVDADIVPFVDKLNNAAKAEGFELRIESAYRPFEKQLSIWNRKARGELKLLDEHGEPMERPQDEEELMYAILTWSALPGASRHHLGTDIDVVDGAACPEGYEVQLTPAECTGMFVKFHEFLTRRMEKGESFGFERVFIPGRGKIRPEGWHIAHLPTSRKRLQNFSLSTLRHIYEQSDMACKKVVLARLDKLAEEFIFPYFV; encoded by the coding sequence ATGAGTTTTGTCTCCGAAGAGTTTTTGCCCTATGGTTTGGGCCAACCAAATTTGGTCGAGGTGCAGCCGGGTTATTTCGTCGATGCCGACATCGTTCCTTTTGTAGACAAACTAAATAATGCAGCCAAGGCGGAAGGCTTTGAACTGCGCATTGAATCGGCTTACCGCCCTTTTGAAAAGCAACTCTCCATTTGGAACCGCAAAGCCCGCGGGGAACTTAAGCTCCTTGACGAGCATGGCGAACCCATGGAACGCCCGCAGGACGAAGAAGAACTGATGTATGCCATCCTCACGTGGTCGGCGCTCCCCGGGGCAAGCCGCCACCATTTGGGTACCGACATTGACGTGGTCGATGGCGCCGCTTGCCCCGAAGGATACGAGGTGCAGCTCACGCCCGCCGAATGTACCGGCATGTTCGTCAAGTTCCATGAGTTTTTGACCCGCCGGATGGAGAAGGGCGAGTCGTTTGGCTTTGAACGCGTGTTTATACCTGGCCGTGGCAAGATTCGCCCCGAGGGCTGGCACATTGCGCACCTCCCTACGTCGCGCAAGCGCTTGCAGAACTTCTCGCTCAGCACCCTCCGCCATATTTACGAGCAGTCTGACATGGCCTGCAAAAAGGTCGTGCTCGCCCGGCTAGACAAGCTTGCCGAAGAATTTATTTTCCCGTACTTTGTGTGA
- a CDS encoding LysM peptidoglycan-binding domain-containing protein: protein MRFLKCATLCLGLTALIASAYIVKEGDTLWDLSDEFLHDPFAWPDLWENNRHIQDPHWIYPGDSIYFGDSLREEQVLRTPAGKNPCATAVSDTNLPKGVTAVGCDDGDGREGDFEDMLGDLRSRDKRPTKKKIDADRYTYQKRPEPKIFNGYYQIHAPMIYEIDSLKKDSSFISIVSGEKKQPLIHIPESEVVVGVGKKTYSKLKKGDLVEIFDARPIEVAIKGSTSFKKYALLRLNGIAKISAIGDTLSRARVVQSFREIKISQAKARLKQPLKTINVSGYSNVKEAKIEDMAMITYATDPMLIIGSYNYVLIDKGLDQKFNTGDAVAIWEEDKSDASIPPRLLGRGIIARAGKNESCVLIREIYSNNRRIETGHKVSITHSANVVK from the coding sequence ATGCGATTTTTAAAATGTGCGACTCTCTGCCTTGGCCTCACGGCCTTGATCGCCTCTGCCTATATCGTCAAGGAAGGCGACACCCTCTGGGACTTGAGCGACGAATTCCTGCACGACCCATTCGCATGGCCGGACCTCTGGGAAAACAACCGCCACATTCAGGACCCGCACTGGATTTACCCGGGCGACTCCATCTACTTTGGCGACAGCCTCCGCGAAGAACAAGTTCTGCGCACCCCGGCAGGCAAGAACCCCTGTGCCACCGCCGTCTCTGACACGAACCTCCCCAAGGGCGTGACTGCCGTGGGTTGTGACGACGGCGATGGACGCGAAGGTGACTTTGAAGATATGCTCGGCGACCTCCGCAGCCGTGACAAGCGCCCGACCAAAAAGAAAATCGACGCAGACCGCTACACCTATCAAAAACGCCCCGAGCCCAAGATTTTTAACGGTTACTACCAGATCCACGCTCCGATGATTTACGAAATCGACTCCCTCAAAAAGGATTCGTCCTTCATCTCCATCGTCTCGGGCGAAAAGAAACAACCGCTCATCCACATCCCCGAATCGGAGGTCGTGGTCGGCGTTGGCAAAAAAACCTATTCCAAGCTCAAAAAGGGTGATCTTGTCGAAATCTTCGACGCACGTCCTATTGAAGTTGCCATCAAGGGCAGCACCTCCTTTAAGAAGTACGCCCTCCTTCGTTTGAACGGCATTGCCAAGATTTCCGCCATCGGCGACACGCTTTCCCGCGCCCGCGTTGTCCAGAGCTTCCGCGAAATCAAAATCAGCCAAGCCAAGGCAAGGCTCAAACAGCCTCTAAAGACCATCAACGTCTCGGGCTACTCCAATGTCAAGGAAGCCAAGATTGAAGACATGGCCATGATCACGTACGCCACCGACCCAATGCTCATCATCGGGAGCTACAACTACGTGCTAATCGACAAGGGGCTTGACCAAAAGTTCAACACCGGCGACGCTGTGGCCATTTGGGAAGAAGACAAGTCCGACGCCAGCATCCCGCCGCGCCTGTTGGGCAGGGGCATCATCGCCCGCGCCGGCAAAAACGAATCCTGTGTGCTGATTCGCGAAATCTACTCCAACAACCGTAGAATTGAAACCGGGCACAAGGTTTCCATCACCCACTCCGCAAACGTCGTCAAGTGA
- a CDS encoding ABC transporter substrate-binding protein, producing the protein MSAINKIFGLLGETGLLIAAASLVACQETKQESAAADASEYPRAETLYIGGFDWAPPSTFNPLDYDPNFPIDGNVRLMYETLVTYNQLDGKLEPMLADSFEQTDSSLVVHLDPRAKWNNGQPVTVDDVLFTFHIDEILPTPRHGNWEYIQSIEAVEGNNIVFHYVKNNKNPLILLNAIAETSILPKAVFEPLVNSAKKGKSYDFNRITAFKNDSVPVVSGPYNLKTFSPDKIVLERDANYWGNVKHGGKLPAPKFIIHSLYNGNNHFNSAMTKGNLDVSSIFLPRIWDKAKDSIRSWSRNEPYHLPGSITTLIIAHQNAPLNDVAFRQAMTYAVNYEKIKTRAISNYTPDIQAGFILPFGSESKFFNKEDADKLELGFDADKAKKILTDAGYTWNDEGRLMDKGGKPVRTITIECPSGWTDWEDAIKVIVASFQEVGIPAEEKFVDYSVWDTDLRKGTFDLAMKTQTAELSAATPWSRFEQIMGTIGGVKAVGEDAFSNQGRFKNENANKLLAKIPTVTDEKELAAAYRDLNKIFMETVPVIPVMYRPTQYYQFSTKHWDNFPTEENPYAPPQHLIVAAGVKALWEIKPAK; encoded by the coding sequence ATGAGTGCTATTAACAAAATCTTCGGGCTTCTAGGGGAAACAGGCTTGCTGATTGCAGCAGCGAGCCTTGTGGCATGCCAGGAGACTAAACAGGAATCCGCCGCCGCGGACGCTTCGGAATATCCGAGAGCCGAAACATTATATATAGGCGGCTTCGACTGGGCTCCCCCGTCGACCTTCAACCCATTGGACTACGACCCGAACTTCCCCATCGACGGCAACGTCCGCCTGATGTACGAGACCCTTGTTACCTACAACCAGCTTGACGGCAAGCTTGAACCGATGCTCGCGGACAGTTTTGAACAGACGGACTCTTCGCTCGTGGTGCACCTGGACCCGAGGGCCAAGTGGAACAACGGTCAACCGGTCACCGTGGACGACGTCCTGTTCACATTCCACATTGACGAGATTTTGCCGACCCCGCGTCACGGCAACTGGGAATACATCCAGTCCATCGAGGCTGTCGAAGGCAACAACATTGTATTCCACTACGTCAAAAACAACAAGAACCCTCTCATTTTGCTGAACGCCATCGCCGAAACCTCCATCCTGCCGAAGGCCGTCTTTGAACCGTTGGTCAACTCCGCCAAAAAAGGCAAGTCCTATGACTTCAACCGCATTACGGCTTTCAAGAACGACTCCGTGCCCGTGGTCTCGGGCCCGTACAACCTCAAGACGTTCTCTCCCGACAAAATTGTGTTGGAACGCGATGCCAACTACTGGGGCAACGTAAAGCACGGGGGCAAGCTCCCGGCTCCCAAGTTCATCATCCACTCCCTCTACAACGGCAACAACCACTTCAACAGTGCCATGACCAAGGGCAACCTCGATGTCTCGTCCATCTTCTTGCCGCGCATTTGGGACAAGGCAAAAGACAGCATCCGTTCTTGGAGCCGCAACGAGCCCTACCATCTTCCGGGCTCTATCACAACGCTCATCATCGCCCACCAGAACGCGCCGCTCAATGACGTCGCCTTCCGCCAGGCAATGACCTACGCCGTGAACTACGAAAAGATCAAGACCCGCGCCATCTCCAACTACACGCCCGACATCCAGGCCGGTTTCATTTTGCCCTTCGGTTCCGAGAGCAAGTTCTTCAACAAAGAAGACGCCGACAAGTTGGAATTGGGTTTCGACGCCGACAAGGCCAAAAAGATCTTGACCGACGCCGGTTATACATGGAACGACGAAGGCAGGCTCATGGACAAGGGTGGCAAGCCCGTCCGCACCATCACCATTGAATGCCCGTCTGGCTGGACCGACTGGGAAGACGCCATCAAGGTCATTGTGGCCTCTTTCCAAGAAGTCGGCATCCCTGCCGAAGAAAAGTTCGTGGACTACAGCGTATGGGACACCGATTTGCGCAAGGGGACCTTCGACCTCGCCATGAAAACGCAGACTGCCGAACTTTCTGCAGCAACACCGTGGAGCCGCTTTGAGCAAATCATGGGTACTATCGGCGGCGTAAAGGCCGTTGGCGAAGACGCCTTCTCGAACCAGGGGCGCTTTAAAAATGAGAACGCCAATAAGCTTCTGGCAAAGATCCCGACCGTCACCGACGAAAAGGAACTGGCTGCAGCCTACCGCGATCTCAACAAGATCTTCATGGAAACCGTACCGGTCATCCCGGTGATGTACCGCCCCACGCAGTACTACCAGTTCTCCACAAAGCACTGGGACAACTTCCCCACCGAGGAAAATCCCTACGCACCGCCGCAACATTTGATTGTTGCCGCAGGTGTTAAGGCACTGTGGGAAATAAAACCTGCTAAATAG
- the mpaA gene encoding murein tripeptide amidase MpaA, translating into MTAVKFEPEHRGVLRLKTEPYGISVLGATLRYIPCTGPCRLLVMAAIHGEEPETTFLLSRALRAYASPFKSIAFVLCANPDGVALGTRGNANGVDLNRNFPTSNWAADPVASRSVLEAPRDTLLSPGDFKGGEPEIQALVALVQKLKPSAILSMHSPIGCVDAPRQTPLVLDLQKVFRLPWVENIGYPTPGSLGTWCMEQGLECVTLELPRLALELLFERYGEPFAEFLENADIK; encoded by the coding sequence GTGACCGCCGTGAAGTTTGAGCCGGAACATCGGGGCGTCCTTCGCCTTAAAACAGAACCTTACGGAATATCCGTTTTGGGGGCGACGCTGCGCTATATCCCGTGCACGGGCCCTTGCCGCCTTCTGGTTATGGCGGCCATCCATGGCGAGGAACCCGAGACCACTTTTTTGCTTAGCCGCGCCCTCCGCGCGTACGCCAGTCCGTTTAAGTCTATCGCCTTTGTGCTGTGCGCCAATCCCGACGGCGTTGCCTTGGGCACCCGCGGGAACGCGAACGGCGTGGACCTGAACCGCAACTTCCCGACGTCCAACTGGGCTGCTGACCCGGTGGCTTCGCGTTCCGTTTTGGAAGCCCCGCGGGATACGCTTCTTTCGCCGGGTGATTTCAAGGGCGGCGAACCCGAGATCCAAGCTCTTGTGGCACTGGTGCAAAAGCTTAAGCCCTCGGCAATCCTCTCGATGCATTCGCCCATCGGTTGCGTGGACGCCCCGCGCCAAACGCCCCTTGTCCTTGACTTGCAAAAGGTGTTCCGTTTGCCGTGGGTCGAGAACATCGGTTACCCTACGCCCGGGAGCCTTGGGACCTGGTGCATGGAGCAGGGGTTGGAATGTGTGACGCTGGAACTGCCGCGCCTAGCCCTCGAACTTTTGTTCGAACGTTACGGCGAACCTTTTGCCGAGTTTCTGGAAAACGCCGACATCAAATAA
- a CDS encoding cell wall metabolism sensor histidine kinase WalK, with the protein MSIKFNKNNLLFFALFAGGIVLPTAILSFLSFRNIQNEIFLAQKTFDENRASFQKEVEEAVIKEQDKIYQETKAASLFLYEQPRSLLEFGNATAFKDVNGIEAIFLFNNNKLVYPDISSRHFYKTSDFSDIRPSPVEQQFFHEEQKPSSNDQMYLTRSMRLLHSPFETKKEQVQNILGMIRLAYKSKNYPEALRLLKILEQHPHLQGYLHADLTRSVNLLHFEILIKQKKHQEAEDYCLAVLSQFLQSEHIENISSAKFFFEEAFTQILSFEDLSQEKREAFWNLRSNFNHQLRYMDILAKYKNLFAELMDNEYTSKDGILYHTDGNVTLFKMSYPQLSGNQIVIAKIDNETYKNRLLDKIKSVAQSWKNIPYSIVNENNNVLMGSIPDSASVLTQTRISDACNWEFSLYEKNVKEIRKETRQRMFLMYGLLSFSLITVILGSFFMLRFISQEHRLLAMKANFLSSVSHELKTPLTSIKMFAEMMARGRVQKVEKVQEYSGLIGKEATRLENLIGAILNYTRMEHGTGAFKWEKLDFSICAQKVFDAIEDIGVEKGLEFHTKFEPGVYVMGDYTALYSLVQNLVENAIKYTNAPGEISISVFNEDGRGVFSVTDTGVGIPSSEQKNIFNDFYRVGDEMTRSTKGSGLGLAIVKRVAETHKATISLTSKPGKGSTFTVKFKKVD; encoded by the coding sequence ATGTCGATAAAGTTTAACAAAAACAATCTCCTCTTTTTTGCACTTTTCGCCGGCGGCATCGTGTTGCCGACGGCCATTCTTTCGTTTTTGAGTTTCCGCAACATCCAAAACGAAATCTTCCTCGCCCAAAAGACGTTCGACGAGAACCGCGCCTCGTTCCAAAAAGAAGTCGAGGAAGCCGTAATCAAGGAACAAGACAAAATTTACCAAGAGACCAAGGCGGCCTCCCTGTTTTTGTACGAACAGCCCCGAAGCCTTTTGGAATTCGGCAACGCCACGGCCTTCAAGGACGTGAATGGAATCGAGGCCATTTTCCTTTTCAACAACAACAAGCTGGTCTACCCCGACATCTCGTCAAGACACTTCTACAAGACGTCTGATTTTTCGGACATTAGACCTAGCCCTGTAGAGCAACAGTTCTTTCACGAAGAGCAAAAGCCCAGCTCCAACGACCAGATGTACCTGACCCGCTCCATGCGGTTGCTCCACTCACCCTTCGAGACCAAGAAGGAACAAGTCCAAAACATTTTGGGCATGATCCGCCTTGCCTACAAAAGCAAGAACTACCCCGAGGCATTGCGCCTACTCAAAATTCTGGAACAACACCCACACTTGCAGGGCTACCTCCACGCTGACCTCACCCGTTCGGTGAACCTACTCCACTTCGAAATCCTCATCAAGCAAAAAAAGCACCAAGAAGCCGAGGACTACTGCCTTGCCGTGCTATCGCAGTTTTTGCAAAGCGAGCACATCGAAAACATTTCGTCGGCAAAGTTCTTCTTTGAAGAAGCCTTTACCCAAATTCTCTCTTTTGAAGACCTGAGTCAAGAAAAGCGCGAGGCCTTTTGGAACCTGCGTTCCAACTTCAACCATCAGCTCCGCTATATGGACATCCTCGCCAAGTACAAGAATCTCTTTGCCGAGCTCATGGACAACGAATACACCTCCAAAGACGGTATTCTCTACCACACCGACGGCAACGTGACCCTGTTCAAAATGAGCTACCCGCAACTTTCGGGCAACCAGATTGTCATCGCAAAAATTGACAACGAAACATACAAAAATAGACTGCTCGACAAAATCAAGTCTGTAGCCCAAAGCTGGAAAAACATTCCCTATTCCATTGTGAACGAGAACAACAACGTCCTCATGGGAAGCATCCCCGACAGCGCATCCGTTTTGACGCAGACCCGCATTAGCGACGCCTGCAACTGGGAATTCTCCCTCTACGAAAAGAACGTCAAGGAAATCCGCAAAGAAACTCGCCAACGCATGTTCCTCATGTACGGGTTGCTCTCGTTCTCACTGATCACGGTTATCTTGGGTTCGTTCTTTATGTTGAGATTCATCTCCCAAGAGCACAGGCTGCTCGCCATGAAGGCGAACTTCCTCTCAAGTGTTTCGCACGAACTCAAGACGCCCCTCACCTCCATCAAGATGTTCGCCGAAATGATGGCGCGCGGACGCGTACAAAAAGTCGAAAAAGTGCAGGAGTATTCTGGGCTCATTGGCAAAGAAGCCACCCGCCTCGAGAACCTCATTGGAGCCATTTTGAACTACACCCGCATGGAGCACGGCACAGGCGCTTTCAAGTGGGAAAAACTGGACTTTTCTATTTGCGCCCAAAAAGTGTTTGACGCCATCGAAGACATCGGCGTCGAGAAGGGGCTTGAATTTCATACAAAGTTTGAGCCGGGCGTTTATGTGATGGGCGACTACACGGCGCTTTACAGCCTTGTACAAAACCTCGTCGAAAACGCCATCAAGTACACCAACGCCCCCGGCGAAATCTCGATTAGCGTATTCAACGAAGACGGCCGAGGCGTTTTTTCTGTGACCGATACCGGCGTTGGCATCCCTTCATCGGAACAAAAAAATATATTTAATGACTTTTATAGAGTGGGCGACGAGATGACTCGCAGCACCAAAGGTTCCGGCTTGGGGCTTGCCATTGTGAAGCGCGTCGCCGAGACCCACAAGGCAACCATATCTTTAACCAGTAAACCCGGCAAGGGATCCACCTTTACCGTCAAATTCAAGAAGGTAGACTGA
- a CDS encoding phosphatidylcholine/phosphatidylserine synthase, translated as MGKTRFILPNAFTSMNFLLGVFSICWVTGAFPSKNPILMGAYFIILCVLLDKLDGFAARLVNASSEFGAQFDSLADLIAFGLAPAFCVIFAYKSMVPDFFDANTPMMAVALSVYVLCAAMRLAKYNACDSENYHHHFSGLPSTFAGAVNAILVVFLMNKGVFADPNSSLIFLPVIIMFITGILMVSPLFLPKLQPRKNKAFNYFQAVLIVITYIAGFMFISQSLYVLTYLLILVACYMVIGFTIGLVQRNKIIEEANAVAKEK; from the coding sequence GTGGGAAAGACTCGCTTTATTTTGCCTAATGCATTCACCAGCATGAACTTTTTGCTCGGTGTATTTTCCATTTGCTGGGTAACGGGGGCATTTCCATCCAAGAACCCCATTCTCATGGGAGCGTACTTCATCATCCTTTGCGTTCTCCTCGACAAGCTCGACGGCTTTGCCGCACGCCTGGTCAACGCCAGCTCCGAATTCGGCGCCCAGTTCGACAGTCTCGCCGACCTGATTGCCTTTGGCCTCGCCCCGGCATTCTGCGTGATTTTCGCCTACAAGAGCATGGTCCCCGACTTCTTTGACGCAAACACGCCGATGATGGCGGTCGCCCTCTCCGTGTACGTTTTGTGTGCCGCCATGCGCCTTGCCAAGTACAACGCCTGCGACTCCGAAAACTACCACCACCACTTTTCGGGGCTCCCCTCAACTTTTGCCGGCGCCGTAAACGCCATCCTGGTCGTGTTCCTCATGAACAAGGGCGTCTTTGCCGACCCGAACAGCTCGCTCATCTTTTTGCCGGTCATCATCATGTTCATCACGGGAATTTTGATGGTAAGCCCGCTGTTCCTCCCCAAGCTGCAGCCCCGCAAGAACAAGGCTTTCAACTACTTCCAGGCGGTCCTCATCGTCATTACCTACATCGCCGGCTTCATGTTCATTTCCCAGAGCCTTTACGTGCTGACCTACCTACTGATTCTCGTCGCCTGCTACATGGTCATTGGCTTTACCATCGGACTTGTGCAGCGTAACAAGATCATCGAAGAAGCGAACGCCGTCGCCAAAGAAAAGTAA